One Microbacterium trichothecenolyticum DNA window includes the following coding sequences:
- a CDS encoding NAD-dependent epimerase/dehydratase family protein — translation MRVLATGASGFLGRAVVRALQQEGHEVRTLQRRPSGVEGAHDRLGSVTDPDAVASALDGIDGVVHLAAKVSLAGDPAQFRAVNVEGTRTLLDAARTAGVTRVVHVSSPSVAHAGHALAGVGAEPADPAAARGEYARTKAEAELLALSYASESMSLVAIRPHLVWGPGDTQLIARIVDRARRGRLPLLNGGAALIDSTYVDNAASGIVAALDRVDEVSGRAYVLTNGEPRPVGDLLAGICRASGVEPPRFSVPAGLAKAAGALVERVWAVRPGEDEPPMTRFLAEQLSTAHWFDQTAIRRDLRWSPAVSLDEGLRRLSRA, via the coding sequence GTGAGGGTCCTCGCCACCGGCGCGTCCGGCTTCCTCGGCCGGGCCGTCGTCCGCGCCCTCCAGCAGGAGGGGCATGAGGTACGCACTCTGCAGCGCCGCCCCTCGGGCGTCGAGGGCGCCCACGACCGCCTCGGTTCGGTAACGGATCCGGATGCCGTGGCATCCGCGCTCGATGGCATCGACGGCGTCGTGCACCTCGCGGCGAAGGTGTCTCTCGCGGGAGACCCGGCGCAGTTCCGCGCCGTGAACGTCGAGGGCACCCGGACGCTTCTCGACGCGGCGCGCACCGCCGGAGTGACGCGCGTCGTCCACGTCTCCTCCCCCTCCGTCGCGCACGCCGGTCATGCCCTGGCCGGGGTGGGCGCCGAACCCGCCGATCCGGCGGCGGCGCGCGGCGAGTACGCCCGGACGAAGGCCGAGGCGGAACTGCTCGCCCTGTCGTATGCCTCGGAGAGCATGTCGCTCGTCGCGATCCGTCCGCACCTCGTCTGGGGCCCGGGCGACACTCAGCTGATCGCACGGATCGTCGACCGCGCGCGCCGCGGGCGCCTGCCGCTGCTGAACGGCGGCGCGGCGCTCATCGACTCCACGTACGTCGACAACGCGGCATCCGGGATCGTCGCCGCCCTCGACCGCGTCGACGAGGTCAGCGGCCGTGCGTACGTGCTCACGAACGGCGAGCCGCGCCCGGTGGGCGACCTGCTCGCCGGGATCTGCCGGGCCTCGGGCGTCGAGCCGCCGCGTTTCAGCGTGCCCGCGGGGCTGGCGAAGGCCGCCGGGGCGCTCGTCGAGCGCGTCTGGGCCGTACGCCCGGGTGAAGACGAGCCGCCCATGACGCGCTTCCTCGCCGAACAGCTGTCGACCGCGCACTGGTTCGACCAGACCGCGATCCGCCGCGATCTGCGATGGAGCCCCGCCGTGTCTCTCGACGAGGGCCTCCGTCGCCTTTCCCGCGCCTGA